The genomic region CTCGATCTTCGGCAGCGCACGAGTGAAGCTCTTGCCGTCGACGGTCACCCGTTCCTCGGTCTCGCTGAGCCGCTCAGTGCGTGGCATCCGGTCGGCCTGCTTCTTCGGCAGGATCTGATGCCAGAGGTCGTCCGGCTCGAGAAAGTGTGAGTCGCCGGAGTGCGTCCAGATCTTCTCAGTCATAATCTTGCTCCGTTTCATTTCACCGCTCGCAGATCAATCCGATGCAGGAAGTGCTTTGGCTTGCTTCTGGGGAAGTCGGTCACCGTTGACCGCCAGCGCCCCGGCTCCGCCCTTTGTGCAGAGCACTTCCAAGCCGCTACTCGCATCTTCGTATCGCTTGCCGATGATTGTTCCCTCGTCATCCGCCTCGAGCGTCAACGCGGTATCGGCTTCTTCGCCCTGCAGCAGCATCGGCGCACCGCCGCAACAGATCGTGGCGGGTTGCGCTGGCGATCGCACGACGATGACCGCGGTATCGCATACAGCGCTACGTAAACGCGTTCCGGGTTTCAAGTTGTTCTGGTCGGTCAAGGCATCAGTCCGCTCGCGTTGGTGGCGAAGAACTTCTCGGTCAAGGTCGGTCCGAGTTGTTGAGGAAGGTCGGTGTACTGATTGGCTGGATCGACGTCATCGGTTGGGGATACGATGCTCGATCCGTAGATGTAGACGTCGTCGAGCCCATATCGTTCGAAGTAGGTGTGCACCGGTTCCCACGCAGCGCACGTGACCCGGACGTTCCTTTCTATGTACTGCGAGGGCCTGAGACTCAGAGTCTTGGAAAGAGTCTTGGAGAACCAGTTCTTGGCGACGCCGTCGAGATTCTCAGCCATCGGACCGATCCAGCCAGCCCCCATCTGCACGCAACCGACCATGAGATCTGGGTGCCGATCGAACACGCCGCCGTAGACCATGGGCGTCAGATAGTTCTTCGCCATCACATGGCCCTGAGCCAACGAAAACAGCTCGGCTCCATCACCTTCGACGTCCCACGTCAGCGACCGGAACATGTTCAGTCGCGACTCTGCGCGAAGCACAATCGGAACACCGCTGGAGGCGAATACCTGCCACAACGGATCCACATCGGGATGGCCGGGGGAGATCCCGCCGGGGGGGATTCCTGCAGGCACACACACCGCGCGCACCCCGGCGTCGATCACCCTCTCGGCCTCTGCGATCGCATCGGTGATCGAATCGGTGTCGATCACCGCCACCGGGCGCAGACGACTGCTGATCTTCGCGATATCAGCACACCAATCGTTGTGGGCCTTGAGTTTAGTCAGTCCCGATTCTGCTGACCCGCCGTCGGTTTCCAACGGACCAGCAGGAAAGAGCAGAGCCCGATCCACCCCAGAGGAATCCATGAGATCCAACCGACGCGACATGTCAGCGGCGGTATCCGCACCACTGTCCACTCTCGAGTCGGCATCCAGAATCCTGCCCGTCACCGCATCCACAACCGCCATTGCAAAACAACCTTTCACCGACTTGAACGACCAGAAATTCCACGCTGACTTAGTCAGGCAGCAACAGACGCCCGTTCTCGACGAAGAACTTCTCCATCACCTCGGGCCCGAGCCGCTCCAGCATCTGTGCGTGCCCGGTCATCGGATCCATCCCGCCCTCGAAGTGCGGATAATCCGTGCCCAGCGCATACACATCCTCGAGACCATCACGCTCGATATAGACATCAACGGGCTCCCACCAGAAACACGTCGCCCGGATATTGCTCGCAAAGTACTCCGAAGGCTTGCGTTGCAACGTCTGCGGCAACGTCGCTGCGATGCTGTCCAGGCGCTTGGCCAACGGACCCACCCAGTAGCCGCCGGTCTCGATACAGCCGACCAAGAGATCGGGATGCCGATCGAAAACCCCACCGCAGATCATCGCCGCCAGGTAGTGCTCCACCCCGACGTGCATCTGAGCCAACGAGTACGGATCGAGATTCAACTCCGTACTGGCCAGCACGGTGCCCACCTTGTTGGACTCCACGCCGTAGCTGGGCCATGTCGGCGACGCCATCAACCCGAAATCGCCACCCACGTGCAATAGGAACGGCACACGATGGCGTGCCAGAAGTGCCCACAACGGATCGAGATCTGGATGTCCCGGCGACTTCCCCGCTGGCACCAACCCACTAGGCGCCATCACCGCACGCACACCACCGGCCACTATCCGCTCGACCTCGGCCAGCGCCCCCTCCAACGTCGAGGTGTCGAGCGAAGCGACCGGCCGCAGCCGATCGCTGATCTTGGCCGTCTCGATGCACCAGTCGTTGTGCAATCCACACATCATTCGGCCGATCGCCGGCAGATCAAGTGCACTGAGATCGATATCGGTATCGCCGGCGAGCTGGCGCATTAACGACAACGGCGGCTCACAGAGGCAGATGAACCCCAAACCCCCTGGACCAGTGGCGAATACCAGCATCCGGTCAATGCCGAAGTGATCCATGAACTCCAGACGTCGATGCATGTCCCATGAACCGGGCGCATACCCCCCGCGCGTCCAGATCTGCTCAGGAGTAGCACCCACCAGAGGCGCATCGTCACGTTCGGCACTCGGATTCAATGTGTTGGGCGCATCCGGATGATGTGCCTTGAACACGTCCGCGAATAGACCTGCCGCAGGACCGAACACCGTCGCCCATTGATGAGCCGGCGTCATCTCATGGGAATCGAGATCCATCATCCGACCCGCAAAACGCTCCAGAATCGACATCACACGCTCCTTCACACCGTTGGACTATCGCGACACTAAAGCCGCCGCCGCCACCACCCCAACGAACAGTTCAATCACACGGAACAAGCCCGAGAATCGCTTGTACGGTCCACCGCGGGTAACTGCCCGGCACCTTCGCCACTGTTGTGACCAATCACCCGGACGAGCGAGGAACGCGTTGGGACACAAGTTTTCTGGCGCACATCTAGCGCCACTGCCACTGCGGCACCCGACGTTCGAGGAAGGCCAGGCGTGCCTCCGTCGAGTCATCGAGGCGAAGCAGCCGGTTGGTGTAGTCCTGCTCCAGGCGATACGCCTCATGAACCGGCGACCCCTCGGTACGGTCCATAGCCTGTTTCGCCAGCCGCAAGGCAAGGGGGCTCTTCGTCGCGAGTTCGTCGGCAACTCGAACCACTGTGGCGTCGAGTTCGTCATGAGGCACTAGGTGGGTGATGCCGCCGTAGCCCGCCATCTCCGCGGCGTCGACTATGCGGCCTGTGAAATACAACTCCCTGGCACGCTTTTCACCGACCATGCGTCGCAGATGCGCGCTCGCGCCAAGTAGACCGACGTTTATCTCGACGGCGCCGAATCGGGCGCGCTCGCTAGCGATCACTATGTCGCTCAACGCAACAAACGACAGTCCGCCACCCACCGCCGGTCCGTCGACCGCGACGACGACCGGTACTGCGCAGTGGGCCACCGCCTCCAGAGACCTCCGCGCCAGCGCACCGTCGTCCACCGCTTCCGCCGGACTCAGTTCCCGCTGCGTGTCGATCTCCTTGAGGTCGGCTCCGGCAATGAAGGCCTTCTCGCCGCCAGTACGGAAAACTGCAACCGAAACTCGCTGATCGGCCAGGGACTCGAACGCTGTTGCGATCTCCTCAAGAGCCTGACGGGTAAGGGCGTTCACGGGCGGCCTCGAAAACGTGACGGTCGCGACCCGCCCCTGGATCACCGTATCGACGAACTCCATGAGCGCACTTCCTCCACTGCTGCAGTTGGTTTTTCATCTCACACTCGCGTGCAATGCGGCACGTTGCACGGCGACGATGCGTGCAGACCACCGCCAGTTCCATAGGGCTGAACTAGGCCGTTGCTTAGGGACGCGACCGACATAGCCTCGCCTTACAGATCACCCCGGACAGGAGCGAACTACCATATGCGCCAACCCGCCAAGTTCTCCATCGGAGATCCTCAGAACTCCCCTGCGGTCACCCACGGACTCATCGTGGAGACCACATCGGAGGGGCTGGTGCGGGTTCAGCTCAATCGTGTACACAGACTGAACGCGATCGATTCAAAACTCGCCCACATCCTTGGCGCCCTGTGGGACGAGGTGTCGGAAATGGCTGGCGTCGCGGCGGTGATTGTGACAGGTTCGGGCACCGAGGCCTTCTGCATCGGTTGTACAGACGATTCAATAGAGTCCAGTCCGCTGTCGCCACGTGCGCACGGTGTTGAGGTGCCGGTCGTCGTGGCAGTCAACGGGCTGGTGCGCGCGGCTGCGTACGATCTACTGGCCCAGGCCGATCACGTAATCGCGGCTGAGCACGCTTCTTTCCTCGAGCCGCCAGCACCCTGGCGTGGCGTAGAGGCGAGCGGACGCTGTACCAGAACGCCGTCGGCGAGATCGGCTGCCCTGTCTGCTGTCGAAGCCCAGGCGGCAGGCATGGTCAACGATGTTGTTCCGCTTGCAGAACTTCGACAGCGCTCAGAGGAGGTTGCGCATCGATACGGGTCAAGCCGCCGTTGCACGACGCCTCATGCTTAGACGGTCCAGAGGTCAGTCTGCGGCGCGTGTCACGGCGGCGTTCGACTCAGCGGGCGTGGCGGATCTCAAGCTCGATTACGGCCAGCCGGCGAGGCCGACCGGCGAGATGGTCGAAGAACTCATGCACCATTTGGCGGTGGCTTCGCAGCGTGACGACATCGACTGCATCGTCATGCGCGCCGCTGTCGGATCGGACTTCGGTGTGCCATCGCACGGTGAGATGCCCCACGTTGCCTCGCTCTTAGAGCAGATGGAACGGATTTCAAAACCATGTGTCGCGGCTGTGTCTGGATACTGCGCCGACCTAGGGCTCGCACTGGCATTGGCATGCGACGTCGTAGTCGCAACGCGCAGCAGCCGGTTTCAGTTGAGTCTGGGGCCGCAGGCCGATCAGGTGGCTGGTGCTTTGGCCGTGCGCATTGGTCGGGTACGGGCCAACGCAATGCTTATCTCCGATAGCTTCATCGACGGGACGGCCGCGACGAACGTCGGCCTTGCGCACCAATGTGTTACCGATAAGCAGCTAGACAGGCATGTTCAGATTCAGGTGACTTCGATACGTGAGGCGCTAGCTGACTGCCGGAGAGTGTTGGGACAAGACTGAGCTACAGGCTCGCGACCAGCTCGCGGCGCAGAACCTTGCCTGTGGGATTCGTCGGAAGCTCAGCGCGGAACACTACTCGATCCGGAGTGCGCGAACCCCGTAAATGGGCACGAACGTACTCGCGCAATGCCTCCGGATCCGGGTCGGCGCCCTCGATCGGAACCACGACAGCGACGATAGCCTGGCCCCAGGCAGAATCCTCGACTCCGACGACCGCCACATCACGAACATCGGGGTGTTCGATGAGGACGTCTTCGACCTCGGCCGGCGCGATGTTCTCACCGCCCCGGATGATCGTGTCGTCACTCCTTCCGCCTATGAATAGATAGCCCTGCTCGTCGATTTCTGCGACATCTTTTGTCGGGAACCAGCCCTCCTCATCGAGCAGCGAGCCGATACCGGTGTACGTGCCGGACACCTGCTCACCGCGCACGAATAATTCGCCCCTTTCGCCCGGACCGACGACTCGTCCATTGTCGGCACGAACTTCAACCTCGATTCCGGGGACCGGGCGGCCAACGGACCCGAGGCGCCGGGCGATGGAACCGTCGCTGCTCGCCAACGCGATTCGATGATCCGCCGGCGTGAGGATTGAGATTGTTGAACTCGTCTCCGTCAGACCGTAGGCATTGACGAATCCGACGTGAGGTAGCAACTCCAACGCTCGCCGCACCAAGGGCAGGCCGACTCTGGACCCGCCGTATGCCAGACTGCGCAACGCAGGTAGGTCCGTTCGCCGTTCTTCGAGCACAGACACAACGCGGTCGAGCATCGTCGGAACGAGCGTCGCGGTTGTCACTTTCTCGGCGGCAGCGAGCCGTACCCATTCGAGCGCGTCGAATGTGGGCAGGTACACCATTCGACGTCCGGCATAGAGATTGGACATCGCGGCGGTTACGCCGGCGATGTGATAGGGCGGAACGCAGATGAGGGCGGCGTCCTCAGGGTCGGCACTATCGAAATCAACGGTGCCGGTCGTGTAACTAGTGAGATTCGCATGGCTCAGTTCGACCGCTTTGGGCTTCGACGTCGTACCGGAGGTGTACAAGACCACGGCAGTCGCTCCAGGATCCGCGAACCGATCGGCAGGTGGAGTGTCTCGTGCCGCGAGGAGGAAGTCCTCAGAACTGAGGACACACTTTCCCGCGTTGCCCACCACATCGCGGTACCGGCGATCGACCACGACCAGGGGGTTCGGGAGGCGCTCGATCAGTTCTCCGATCGCCTCACTCGACAGTCGGTAGTTGACCGGAGTGAATCCACACGCTGCCCTTGCTGCCGCGAACAGCAGGGCCGGCAACATGGCCCCACCGACACCGACGTACACAACATGCTCCACATCCGACTCCGCAATCACGCCTGAGCCACCATCTGCAATGTCGCTGAGCTGCTGGGTGGTCCAATGCTCTTCACCCGAAACGACTGCGATGCGATCCGGTCGAGCGTTGACCGCCATCTCCAACAGCAGCGAGATGCTCACTATCAAACCCCCGTCGAAATCGGATCCAACACCGTTAAAGAACCCTGCAACTCTGATGGGCACTGATTGGTACCAGATCACAGTCGATTCACGATGCGCAATGGCATGTTCCATCCACCAAAACAGTTAAGTAGCAATCTCTTCCACAGCGTGTAGAACATTCGCAGCGGTTACTTGTAGTAGACGGGCCACCTCGGCCCCCAACGCCGATGCGAGGCAATATGAATCAGTCCGACGATTGGCGGGAGCGCCTGCAGGCACTGATCGCCGACTACAGCCAGCGCGAGAACGACGCCGCGACAAAGAACCAGGATGACGGAATCAAGCCCGACCGAATTAGAGCCGCACGAGCGTGGCACGCCGAACTTGTCGACCAGCGACTCGCTGGACCGGGCTGGCCGAAATCAGCTGGGGGCTTGGATCTCTCCGTAGCAGACCAGATCGACTACTACCAGCTGACCACGGCAGCTGGAGCTCCGCCCCACCCGTGTCCACTGTCGTTCATAGTCGCCCCTACGCTGATCAAGCACGGCACCGACGAGCAGAAGGCCCGATTCCTGCGACCGTTGTTGCGAGCCGATGAGTTCTGGTGCCAGGGGTTCTCCGAACCGGGAGCCGGCAGCGATCTGGCGTCTCTTTCCGCGCGGGCGGTTCGCGACGGCGACGTCTACCGGATCAATGGTCAAAAGGTGTGGACCACCATGGCCGAGCGCGCCGATTGGATGTTCGCCTTGGTCCGCACGGGCCCCGCCGTCCGGAGCACGGAGGGCATCACCTACTTGCTCGTACCGATGGACAGCAAGGGGATCACCGTGCGGCCACTCCGGGACATCTCGGGCGGCGTGCATTTTGCCGAGGTGTTCTTCGACGACGTC from Mycolicibacterium sp. YH-1 harbors:
- a CDS encoding amidohydrolase family protein codes for the protein MAVVDAVTGRILDADSRVDSGADTAADMSRRLDLMDSSGVDRALLFPAGPLETDGGSAESGLTKLKAHNDWCADIAKISSRLRPVAVIDTDSITDAIAEAERVIDAGVRAVCVPAGIPPGGISPGHPDVDPLWQVFASSGVPIVLRAESRLNMFRSLTWDVEGDGAELFSLAQGHVMAKNYLTPMVYGGVFDRHPDLMVGCVQMGAGWIGPMAENLDGVAKNWFSKTLSKTLSLRPSQYIERNVRVTCAAWEPVHTYFERYGLDDVYIYGSSIVSPTDDVDPANQYTDLPQQLGPTLTEKFFATNASGLMP
- a CDS encoding amidohydrolase family protein, which translates into the protein MSILERFAGRMMDLDSHEMTPAHQWATVFGPAAGLFADVFKAHHPDAPNTLNPSAERDDAPLVGATPEQIWTRGGYAPGSWDMHRRLEFMDHFGIDRMLVFATGPGGLGFICLCEPPLSLMRQLAGDTDIDLSALDLPAIGRMMCGLHNDWCIETAKISDRLRPVASLDTSTLEGALAEVERIVAGGVRAVMAPSGLVPAGKSPGHPDLDPLWALLARHRVPFLLHVGGDFGLMASPTWPSYGVESNKVGTVLASTELNLDPYSLAQMHVGVEHYLAAMICGGVFDRHPDLLVGCIETGGYWVGPLAKRLDSIAATLPQTLQRKPSEYFASNIRATCFWWEPVDVYIERDGLEDVYALGTDYPHFEGGMDPMTGHAQMLERLGPEVMEKFFVENGRLLLPD
- a CDS encoding enoyl-CoA hydratase/isomerase family protein — translated: MEFVDTVIQGRVATVTFSRPPVNALTRQALEEIATAFESLADQRVSVAVFRTGGEKAFIAGADLKEIDTQRELSPAEAVDDGALARRSLEAVAHCAVPVVVAVDGPAVGGGLSFVALSDIVIASERARFGAVEINVGLLGASAHLRRMVGEKRARELYFTGRIVDAAEMAGYGGITHLVPHDELDATVVRVADELATKSPLALRLAKQAMDRTEGSPVHEAYRLEQDYTNRLLRLDDSTEARLAFLERRVPQWQWR
- a CDS encoding enoyl-CoA hydratase-related protein: MADLKLDYGQPARPTGEMVEELMHHLAVASQRDDIDCIVMRAAVGSDFGVPSHGEMPHVASLLEQMERISKPCVAAVSGYCADLGLALALACDVVVATRSSRFQLSLGPQADQVAGALAVRIGRVRANAMLISDSFIDGTAATNVGLAHQCVTDKQLDRHVQIQVTSIREALADCRRVLGQD
- a CDS encoding class I adenylate-forming enzyme family protein; translation: MSISLLLEMAVNARPDRIAVVSGEEHWTTQQLSDIADGGSGVIAESDVEHVVYVGVGGAMLPALLFAAARAACGFTPVNYRLSSEAIGELIERLPNPLVVVDRRYRDVVGNAGKCVLSSEDFLLAARDTPPADRFADPGATAVVLYTSGTTSKPKAVELSHANLTSYTTGTVDFDSADPEDAALICVPPYHIAGVTAAMSNLYAGRRMVYLPTFDALEWVRLAAAEKVTTATLVPTMLDRVVSVLEERRTDLPALRSLAYGGSRVGLPLVRRALELLPHVGFVNAYGLTETSSTISILTPADHRIALASSDGSIARRLGSVGRPVPGIEVEVRADNGRVVGPGERGELFVRGEQVSGTYTGIGSLLDEEGWFPTKDVAEIDEQGYLFIGGRSDDTIIRGGENIAPAEVEDVLIEHPDVRDVAVVGVEDSAWGQAIVAVVVPIEGADPDPEALREYVRAHLRGSRTPDRVVFRAELPTNPTGKVLRRELVASL
- a CDS encoding enoyl-CoA hydratase/isomerase family protein, translated to MRQPAKFSIGDPQNSPAVTHGLIVETTSEGLVRVQLNRVHRLNAIDSKLAHILGALWDEVSEMAGVAAVIVTGSGTEAFCIGCTDDSIESSPLSPRAHGVEVPVVVAVNGLVRAAAYDLLAQADHVIAAEHASFLEPPAPWRGVEASGRCTRTPSARSAALSAVEAQAAGMVNDVVPLAELRQRSEEVAHRYGSSRRCTTPHA